A DNA window from Streptomyces parvus contains the following coding sequences:
- a CDS encoding NADP-dependent oxidoreductase has translation MKAFVVEKYGGPAGMRAAELPDPRVGADDVLVKIHAAGVNPLDLRIRNGDFKAFLTYRLPLVLGNDLAGTVVRAGPSVTRFAVGDEVYARPGKDRIGTFAELIAVHQDDLAPKPATLTMTEAASLPLVALTAWQALVERAHVQPGQKVLIHAGAGGLGSIAVQLAKALGAQVATTVSTAKVDLAEDLGADVVVDYRTQDFEEVLDGYDVVIDSLGGENLAKSLRVLKPGGTAISVAGPPDPAFARELGLNPFLRLAMTAIGFTTRRDAKRRGVTYSFLFMKASGDQLRELTPLIDAGKVRPVVDRVFPFDETLRAMEYVEKGRAKAGKVVVSMT, from the coding sequence TGGGCGCCGACGACGTCCTCGTCAAGATCCACGCGGCGGGCGTCAACCCGCTGGACCTCAGGATCCGCAACGGGGACTTCAAGGCGTTCCTGACCTACCGCCTCCCCCTCGTTCTGGGCAACGACCTCGCCGGGACGGTCGTCCGGGCCGGCCCGTCCGTCACCCGCTTCGCGGTGGGCGACGAGGTCTACGCCCGGCCCGGCAAGGACCGTATCGGCACCTTCGCCGAACTCATCGCAGTCCATCAGGACGACCTGGCACCCAAGCCGGCCACGCTCACCATGACCGAGGCCGCCTCCCTCCCCCTGGTCGCGCTGACCGCATGGCAGGCACTGGTCGAGCGGGCCCACGTCCAGCCGGGTCAGAAGGTCCTCATCCACGCGGGCGCGGGCGGCCTCGGCTCCATCGCCGTCCAGCTGGCCAAGGCGCTGGGCGCCCAGGTGGCCACCACCGTGAGTACCGCCAAGGTCGACCTGGCCGAGGACCTCGGCGCGGACGTCGTCGTCGACTACCGCACTCAGGACTTCGAAGAGGTCCTCGACGGCTACGACGTCGTCATCGACAGTCTCGGCGGAGAGAACCTCGCCAAGTCCCTGCGCGTCCTCAAGCCCGGCGGCACGGCCATCAGCGTCGCGGGCCCGCCCGACCCGGCCTTCGCCCGTGAACTAGGGCTGAACCCGTTCCTCCGCCTGGCCATGACCGCCATCGGCTTCACGACCCGGCGCGACGCGAAGCGCCGCGGCGTGACGTACTCGTTCCTGTTCATGAAGGCCAGCGGCGACCAGCTGCGCGAACTCACCCCCCTCATCGACGCCGGGAAGGTGCGTCCCGTCGTCGACCGCGTCTTCCCGTTCGACGAAACCCTCCGGGCCATGGAGTACGTCGAGAAGGGCCGCGCGAAGGCTGGGAAAGTCGTCGTCTCCATGACGTGA